The Acidobacteriota bacterium genomic interval CGCGACAGCGAAGGCAACATACTAGGCCTGATGAGTGAAGTGCGACCGGCAAAGAGCTAATACTCGACGCTGACCAAAAACAGTCCGCCAGCCGGGGCCGTGGGTCCAGCCTCGGCACGACGGCGCGCTGTCAAGATCTGAGTTATTGAATCCACCGCCACGCTGCCCTTGCCGACGAGAAGAAACGTTCCTACCAGATTTCGCACCATGTGGTGCAGGAAGCCGTCTCCGCGCACTCTGTAAACGAGCAGATCGCCCTGCCTGCTCCATTCCGAAGAAAAGATCGTGCGGACGTTGTCGAGGTCATCATCTTTGCCACGCTCCGGATCGACGGCGGCAAAGCTGGTGAAATCGTGACGTCCAAGGACAAGCCATGCCGCCCTGTTCATCGCATCGTGGTCCAGCGGATACGGATGATGATGAACGTACCGCGCTGCAAATGGCGGGCAAACGTTGCCGCGAAAAATTCGATACTCGTAAGTCTTAGCCTTGGCCGAGTGACGCGCGTGAAATTCGGGCTCGACTTCCTTCGCTTCGACCAAGCGAATTGAATTCGGAAGTGTGTGATTCAGCGCAATGAGCAGATTTTCCGCTGGGATCGGCGACT includes:
- a CDS encoding tRNA pseudouridine(38-40) synthase TruA; the encoded protein is MARNFKITLAYDGTDFCGWQVQPQRLTIQGTLSDAVERVTGERVLPQGSGRTDAGVHALAQVASFALESPIPAENLLIALNHTLPNSIRLVEAKEVEPEFHARHSAKAKTYEYRIFRGNVCPPFAARYVHHHPYPLDHDAMNRAAWLVLGRHDFTSFAAVDPERGKDDDLDNVRTIFSSEWSRQGDLLVYRVRGDGFLHHMVRNLVGTFLLVGKGSVAVDSITQILTARRRAEAGPTAPAGGLFLVSVEY